A single region of the bacterium genome encodes:
- the nuoK gene encoding NADH-quinone oxidoreductase subunit NuoK, translated as MVPLSHYLILGAILFCIGIYGALTRRNAVGILMSIELIINAANINLVAFSRFMNPAEGTGQIFAIFTIGLAAAAAAVGLAIVISIYRNAKTVYVDKTNLMKW; from the coding sequence ATGGTTCCATTATCGCATTATCTTATTCTCGGAGCAATTTTATTCTGTATCGGGATTTATGGCGCATTAACTCGACGGAATGCGGTCGGGATTCTGATGTCAATTGAATTGATTATTAACGCGGCCAACATCAACCTGGTAGCTTTCTCACGATTTATGAATCCGGCGGAAGGAACTGGTCAGATTTTTGCTATTTTTACGATTGGACTAGCGGCAGCGGCGGCAGCTGTCGGATTAGCGATTGTTATTTCAATTTATCGAAATGCGAAAACGGTTTATGTTGATAAAACGAACCTGATGAAATGGTGA
- a CDS encoding NADH-quinone oxidoreductase subunit J — translation MDFLTQLNLTPSEIIPAMIFYSLAILIIIGAILVVTLRNLFHSIITLAAVLFFIAGVYLLLNAEFLALTQILIYVGAIVTLIIFVVMLTARVGSPLIRQTNEQKLVSFIVCLALAVVLIIILVLTPWKSLYGETNLANITKLGEALLTLYVFPFEIISIILLIALIGAIILARKEIDSLGVKSNDKIQMANKSVNHRT, via the coding sequence ATGGATTTTCTAACGCAACTTAATTTAACCCCGTCGGAAATAATCCCGGCAATGATTTTTTATTCGCTCGCAATATTGATTATTATCGGAGCGATTCTCGTCGTCACCTTGCGGAATCTATTCCATTCGATTATCACGTTAGCGGCAGTGTTATTCTTCATTGCAGGGGTTTATCTCCTCTTAAACGCTGAGTTTCTAGCGTTAACCCAAATCCTGATTTATGTCGGAGCGATTGTAACGCTAATAATTTTTGTGGTGATGTTAACCGCGCGGGTCGGCAGCCCGTTAATCCGGCAGACAAATGAACAGAAATTAGTTTCATTCATTGTTTGTTTAGCGTTAGCGGTAGTTCTAATCATCATTCTGGTTTTAACCCCGTGGAAATCGCTTTATGGTGAAACCAATCTCGCGAATATAACCAAACTCGGTGAAGCATTGTTAACCCTTTATGTTTTCCCATTTGAAATAATTTCAATTATTTTATTAATCGCATTAATCGGTGCGATTATTCTCGCAAGAAAAGAGATAGACTCTTTGGGAGTAAAGTCCAATGACAAAATCCAAATGGCAAACAAATCGGTTAATCACCGAACATAA
- a CDS encoding NADH-quinone oxidoreductase subunit I encodes MLNYFIKIVSGLWSLLVGMKVTIKYLFKPAITLQYPDEKWNMPERFRGQLKLHVDKCIGCLACARACPDNDLEIVTHREEKKNVLDKFIWYADRCAYCGLCVDPCPTNAIVFSQDYEWATYTRQELYVDLLKKGKENKQD; translated from the coding sequence ATGCTGAATTATTTTATAAAGATAGTATCCGGTCTCTGGTCGCTGCTGGTCGGAATGAAAGTCACGATAAAATATTTATTCAAACCGGCGATAACCTTGCAGTACCCGGATGAAAAATGGAATATGCCAGAACGATTCCGGGGACAATTGAAACTCCATGTAGATAAATGTATCGGATGTTTAGCCTGTGCTCGCGCTTGTCCGGATAATGATTTGGAAATTGTAACCCATCGAGAAGAGAAAAAAAATGTGCTGGATAAGTTTATCTGGTATGCTGACCGTTGCGCGTATTGCGGATTATGCGTTGATCCGTGCCCAACTAATGCGATCGTTTTCTCTCAAGATTATGAATGGGCAACATATACTCGACAAGAACTATATGTTGATTTGTTAAAAAAAGGAAAAGAAAACAAACAGGATTAA